CAGCTGGGTAATATCCTTACAGATGATCTCTGCAAACATACTATAGCTGCCTGTGGTATAGTTCAGTCGTACCATTTCAGGGATCTTACGCAATTCTTTTGCTACAGTGTCGTACATGGAACTTTTCTCCAGGTAAATACCTATAAAGGCAATTACATCGTAGCCTATCATTTTTAAATCTACATGTAATTTAGTACCTTTAACTACACCCAGTTCTTGCAATTTCTTCATTCTCACGTGGATAGTACCGCCGGAAACGAAAAGTTTCTTCCCCAGATCGGCGTATGAGATCTCAGCATTAGACATCATCTCGCTGATAATCTGTAAATCGAGTTTGTCAATATTCAAATTGTGGCTCATTTTTACAATTTGTTTTTGAATGTATTAAAGTTAAGTGCAAATATTTAAAAAATATCGAAAATTCCAAAATTCTTCTTAAAAAATTTGCAAGAAACTACCCTTCTATTTAGATTTGCATCATAATCATTACGAAAACGGCTATAGGAAAGCATTAGCAGTAAATGGTTAATAATATACTGTGGGATGATGAAATTGGCAGACATGCCCTCTTGTCTCGGGGGTGGGGATCACAGGATAAACGTAGTATAATTGGGTTGACCACTAATCTTATTTGTGCTATGGCTAACTGCCTCGTGGAGGTTC
The genomic region above belongs to Chitinophaga sp. 180180018-3 and contains:
- a CDS encoding Lrp/AsnC ligand binding domain-containing protein translates to MSHNLNIDKLDLQIISEMMSNAEISYADLGKKLFVSGGTIHVRMKKLQELGVVKGTKLHVDLKMIGYDVIAFIGIYLEKSSMYDTVAKELRKIPEMVRLNYTTGSYSMFAEIICKDITQLRRILHDELQKIKGIERTETLISLEESFYRTINVVE